From the Lactobacillus sp. PV034 genome, the window GAAAGAACCACAAAAGAACTTACCACGCGCTATTCCATTAGCCATTTTGGTAATTGCCGTTGTTTATATTGGGGTAGTAGCGGTTGCAATGGTTCTTAATCCGGCTGCTTTGATGACAACTACACAAGTAGTTGCTATTGCTGCAATTTTTAAGAACGAAATTTTGCGTGATATTATCTTAGTTGGTGCCTTAATTTCAATGTTTGGAATTAATGTAGCTTCAAGTTTTAATGCTCCTCGTATTTTAGAAGCGATGGCAAGAGAGAAACAATTATCAGCAAGTTTAACTAAGAGAACTAAGAACAATTTCCCAGTAAGGACTTTCTTTGTTTCAGTAGCATTGGCAATCTTAATTCCTTTAGCATTTGAATATAATATGACCAATATTATTACTTTAAGTGCGATGGTAAGATTCTTTGGTTTCATTGTTGTGCCCTTAGCCGTAATTCAGTTCTTCAGAGGAAAGACCTCAGAGACAGTCTTAAAAGCTTCAAAGAATGTTTGGACTGACGTAGTAGCACCAGTTATTTCTATTTTATTGGTTATTTTCTTATTGGTTGAATATAATTGGAAAACCCAGTTTGGTATAGTCAATGCTAATGGGGTAGTTACTGGAATTAACTGGTATGCAATTGCGATGATTGTCTTTGGCTTTGTTATTTTACCAATTATTATGTTTATTATCTCTAAGTTTGATAAGAATACTGAAATATAAAACAGTAATTTATTAGTTTATTTTTAAGAAAATTGAGTATAATAAAATGTAATAGATTTAATCTATTACTGGATGCCGTTTTATGGTGTCTAATAATTTAATAAGCTTGGGCTCTTGCTAGTGCAAGAGCCTTTTTTTGTAGTAAAAAATAATTTTGGCCAATAAATAACACTATTGGGTCTTTATTTAAAAGTGAAAATTTTATATACTCAAAGTCACCTCAAATATGGGAGACGAAATTACTAATGAAAAAGTATTGGAAAAATTACCTAATCGCTGAAATAGTTATTGGAGCAATTATTATTTCATTGGGAGAATTACTTGGTAATAAACAAAATTCAACAAAGATTATTTTATTAGTAACAATCATTGTCGACCTAGTAGCCCTCTATGTCCGAAATATTCCGGCAAAATTAGCAATCTTGTTACGATGGATTTTAATTTTTACTGTTCCAATTGTTTTACAAGGAGCATGGAAGTTAGCATATCAATTTTTGGTAAAACACTTCTCTAATGCTGAGATTTTAATTTCTATTATCTTTTTTGTAATTTATCTTGTGTTAGATATTCCCTTTGTAGTTGGTGTAGTAAGTAAAGTAAAATGGACAATTCCACGACTAATTGCAGTGGGTTGGTTAATGGAAATAATTTTTGCAACACCGACTATTAAAGGAACGGATAAAATAATTCATCAGACGATGTCAAATGGATTATTAGCTGCAATCGCATTTGTGATCACGGGATGCTATTTGGCACAAGCTTGGGGGTTCAAGTTTAATCCAGATTTAAAATTTATTAAGAGTCAAAATTTTTCGTATCTTGTATTAATTGCCCTAATAGTTTATGGAATTTGGGACATTATTTGGAATGACTTTGGTGCTAATGGGAATACAGTAGCCTCTGTATTCCTATCTTATGGTGCAGCTCCTATGAAGTTTACTTATAACAGTTTTGCATCTGCACTAGAAGCAGGAATTTTAGAAGAAATGATGCGCTATTTGAATATCATTATCTTGCTATATGGGTTACGAAATTATAAAAATCGTGTTAATCTAACTATTTTGATTAGTGCAGGCTTATTTGGCTTATCTCACTTAAGTAATCTGGGTTGGCAAGATCTTGGCTCTACGCTTGATCAAATTGCTACTACTTTTGCAGCAGGATTATATTTGGGGATTTTATACCTTTATAGTGGTAAGTTATGGTTACCAATGATTGAACATTTTTGTTTAGATTTTTTTGTTTTTGTGCAAGAAGGTGGAGATTTGCCTAGTAAATGGACAAATGACCCTGTTACTTGGACAATTTTGCTGGTTTCTGTAGTTGCACCAGTGATTGTTTACATTTGGATGATGTTTGGTAAGCGACAGCAAGTATTAGAAGAAAATGCGAAACGAATAGTTGCACCGATGTTTGAACAAACAGAATAATTATTCTAAAAGACGTTAATTAAAATTAACGCCTTTTATTTTGAATAAAATAAAACTAAGAAATATTGACATAATTTAAAAATAAAATTAATATATTTTAATAAAAATAAATTTAATTTTAATAATATGAATGGAGAAGCATATGAGTGCAATTGAATTAGTAAAAACAAAAGTTAGAAATTATGTTAATAGAAAGAATATGTACAGGATAAAGAATGACAAATATATTATTAGAAGCTAATCATATTAAGCGTGACTTTAAGGAAAAAGATAAAGTTTTTCACGCAGTAAAAGATATCAGTTTTGATTTACATGAAAGTGAAGTTATTTCCTTTATTGGACCTAATGGAGCAGGAAAAACTACACTTTTAAAATCTATTTCTAATTATTTAGTTCCAACAGCAGGAGCTATCGAAGTTATGGGAATTAATCTTCTTAAAGAGCCACGCAAGGCAAGGAGAAAAATGGGTGTCGTTTTTGGTGGAGATCGTGGTTTTTATAATAATGCGACTGCCAGAGAAAATTTACGATTTTTTGGAAGATTACTAGACGTTAAAGAAAAAGAATTAAACCAAAATGTAGAAGAGGCGTTAGAAACTGTAGAATTGGCTAATGTTGGTGATAAAAAAGCCGGTACTTTTTCTAAAGGGATGCTCCAAAGATTACATATTGCTCGTGGTTTAGTTAATAATCCCAAAATATTAATGCTCGATGAGCCGACTGCAGGATTAGATGTTGAAGCAGTTTATGAGATTCGAGCACTTGTTAAAAAGTTAAAAGAACAAGGTCATGGAATTATATTAACTAGTCATGATATGGCAGATATTGAGAACTTAGCGGATAGGATTTTTCTGATTGGTGGAGGAGAAATTCATTTTAGCGGAGATATAGGCGCACTAAAGGAATTTGCAAAAGTAAACCAAAATGAAAGTCTGGAAAAAACTTATTTGCAAGTGGCAGATCAATTAAAAAGGAGAGATTAATATGCAAAGATTTCTTCATTTAATTGGTTTTCAAGTCAAAGAATATGTAAAAAATACATATTTTGTAAATTTAGTCTTAATTCAGACCAGCATGATGATGCTTTATGAATACTTAGCTCATTATGTTCATCATGATTATTCAGGACAAGAGTGGTTGATAGCTGGAGTAATTGGATTATGGGCTTCTTGTACTACCAGTGGCGGAGCACTAGGTTTTCAAAGATTCCAAGGAACCTTGCCTCATCTTTTAAATGGGGCATTACCACCATTTGAAATTTTACTAGCTACTCTAGCACCAGCTGCTATTTATGGTTTGGTTGCCTTCCCTTTGTCGGCTTTAGAGGCATTTATTTTAGGGATTCCAGTAAACTATTTAAGCTGGCAACTTTTACTAGGTATTGTAGTCTTGTGGTTTACAGCGACAGTTCTTAGTTATGTAGTCAGTTTGATTTTTGTTTTATCAAAGCATGCGATGCAATATGAAGAGTTATTGTTATTGCCAATCTTACTATTATCAGGATTTTTAACTATTCCGCCAGTTTTACTGCCTTATCTGGAACCGTTTCAGCTGCTAAGTCCTTTGACTTTGCCGATTCAGATTATTTATCATCAGGCAGTTAAACCGATAACGATAATTTTTTATTTTTTGATTATTATCTTGTTTATTTTAAGTGCATTGAAAATGACTAATGTAATAATTCAAAGAGCAATAAAAGAAAATAGGTTGGAGATCTTCTAATGAAAAATTATCGTATAACTTTTAAATCAATCGGAAATTTTGATAGTGTTCCTACTGTAGTGGTAACTTATTTAATTTTACCTATCGTTTCGTTAATCATGTTATTGTTGATTGCGTTTAGTGGGAACCAAGATTATACTCGTATCTTGCTTGGAAGTTTAATGGATACGGGAATGGCAACTATCATTGGGGTAATTGTTGGTAGCTTTGTAATGGACCAAAATTTAGGAGTAAGTGAAGAAATAATTTCGATTAAACCTAAATTTGGGAATTATTGGCTTCCTAAAATATTGATTGCCTTTGGAGTAATGGTAGTTGAAGTTATTGTGTTAATGTTAATTGGCTTATCATTTTTACATCAGTTAAATTTACTGCCAAAGGTATTAATTTCTTTACTCTTTTTTGGAGTAATAGCAATTATTTTAGGGTATATTTCGGCAATTGCTGGGAGAGGAAAGGAAAATCCTTATTGGCTTTCTAACTTTTTAATTGGTGTCATTATAATTTTGTCAGGTGTAATTATTCCGGTAACGCAATATCCTTTGTGGTTAAAAGTAGTAGCTGACTTATTTCCAATGAGTAACATTTTAAATTGGATTCAATCAGAGTATTGTTTTAATCAAGAATTGTTAGTCATTATTTGGAAGTTATTAGCCTGGTATTTAGTAGCTTTGATTTTTAATAAAATTCAAACAAAGAAATCAAGATAAAAAGAAAATCACGTACTACAAAAGTACGTGATTTTTTATTGCAATTAAAGTAATTGAATATTGTTAGCTTCACAAGCTTCTACCATGTCCTTTGGCCAAATACTTGCCTGCACTTCGCCAATATGTGCTTTTCCTAAAAGTAACATACATAAGCGAGACTGACCGATTCCTCCACCAATTGTATATGGTAGTTCACCATTTAAGAGCATTTGGTGGAAAGGAAGAGATAATCTTTCTTCTGCATCGGCTTTCTTTAACTGGCTGCGTAAACTATCTTCACTGACGCGAATACCCATAGATGAAATTTCTAGTTTACGTTGTAATGGCTCATACCAGAAAATTAAGTCACCATTTAGTTCCCAATCATCATAGTCGGGTGCACGACCATCATGTGGTTGATTGCTACGTTTTAATTTATCACCAATTTTCATCAAAAAGACAGCTTTTTCTTCTTGAGCAATTCGATCTTCACGTTCCTCAGGACTTAATTCTGGCCAGCGATCCTCTAATTCTTGTGTAGTTACAAAAGATACATGTCCAGGTAAGTGATAAGTTGAGCTAGGGTAACGACTAGCAACAACTTTTTCAGTCTTCTTGATTGCTTTAAAAATTTGGTTAACTGTTACTTCAAGAGTACTAATATTTCTTTCACTTTTTCTAATGATTTTTTCCCAGTCCCATTGATCTACGTAAATGGAATGGAAGTTATCTAAGTCTTCATCACGACGAATAGCATTCATATTAGTATAAAGGCCCTCATGAACTCTAAAACCGTACTTTTTAAGAGCGAGGCGTTTCCATTTAGCAAGTGAATGAACAATTTCAATTTCAGCATCAGGGATAGCTTTCATGTCAAAGCCAACAGGCCGTTCTACACCATTTAAGTTATCATTAAGTCCAGTAGCCTTATCAACGAATAAAGGAGCTGACATTCTTTGTACATTTAGCTGTGAAGCTAATTCGGCTTGAAAAGTATCTCTAATGCAGACAATTGCTGCTTCAGTATCACGAATAGTTAAAGTAGGTTGATAATCTTTTGGTAAAATTAAACTCATATTTTTCTCCCTCAGTTAAAATTTAGGAGAAAAGAAAAGCCCTTCACTCCTGAATAGTTCAGGACGAAAGGCTTTTTCCGCGGTACCACCTAAATTGCCTAGTATAAACTAGACCGACTTAATAGAATACAATCATATTCTACCGGCTAGGTAACGTACCGGTGACGACTTCACTTACTTTAAAAATATTTCGGTGAGCTGCTAGAGAAGTGTTTTTCGATAAGTTAGGGTCTACTAGTTTTTCACTACCACTAGTTCACTGCAAGAATAACTTATTTACTCGTCTTCTTTATTGCATTTAGAAATTGAATTATTATTGTTTATATTAAAGCTCATTTAAATAAAAAAATCAACAGTTAATATAATAAATTATTTAAAAATCTTGGTTGAGTTTAACGATTTTTTTTTGTTAAGATTAGGAGTAATGATTTTAAAGGACTGAAAATAATGAAGAATAAAAAAAGATTATGGACTTTTTTAGCTGCGCTTGCCTGTGTGTTTTGGGGAATATCTGGTCTTTTTGCAAAAGGACTTTTTAATATTAGTTCTGAAATTACACCAATCTGGGTTACGCAAGTAAGGATGATTGTAAGTGGAATTTTACTTTTAATCTTTGCCCAAGTTACAGGGAAAAAACCACTGAAGACGGTAACTAATAGAAAAGATGCAATTACTGTCTTTTCGTATGGTTTATTGGGTTTAGTACCAGTACAATTTTGTTACTTTATGGTAGTGCAAGAAGCTAATGCTTCAATTGCGACAATTTTGCAATTTGTTGGTCCATTTTTTGTTATGTTTTACATGGTTTTCTTTGAACATCAAATTTTACGTAAAATTGATCTGTTAGCAGCTATTTTTGCCTTTGTTGGGGTTTTCTTTTTAGCTACTCATGGTCACTTTAATGAATTGTCTTTATCGCCAAGTATTTTATTTTGGGGATTTTTATCAGCCATTGGAGTTGCTACTAATACACTTATTCCGCGAAGATTACTAGATCATACCTCAAGCATTGTCGTTACAGGTTGGGGGTTGTTAGCGGCTGGAATTGCACTTTTTATTGCTCATCCAGTTTGGCCAAAATTACCAGCAAATATGACTATCTTTTGGTTGATGTTGGGAGTAATTGTTATTGGAACTTTAATTCCATTCCAGTGGATGATGGGTGCCCTTCGTTATATTCAACCTTCTACTGCAACTTTATTAGATGCTTTTGAACCAGTATCAGCTACAATTGGATCAGTAATTATTTTTGGGTTAGTAATGGCACCAATTGATTGGCTAGGTTCAGTAATGATTATTTTGGCAGTTCTTGCCTTAAGCTGGCAACCTAATGAAGCCAAACAATTAAAAGAAGAAGAGAAAGAATAATAAAATCTGGAAAATAAAAAACCTGAAAGCTTAGCTTTCAGGTTTTTGTTTAAGTCAAATTATAGTTTATTGGTTAATGAATTGTGCCTTAAGGTATTTAGTTTGTACCCAACCTGTTTGGTCGCTTACAACATCAGTTACCTTAGTCCATTGGTGGTCATCTGTAATAGCAAGGACATTTAAGAAAGTTCCAGTCTTAAAGTATTTACCAGTTACATGACCATTAGGAGCAGACCAGCTAGCAATGCCATAACCAGGCTTGTAATTTACTGTGGCAAATGAGAAGGCCATTTGGGTAATATCATCATTTGCTGGTTTAGTAG encodes:
- a CDS encoding DMT family transporter, whose translation is MKNKKRLWTFLAALACVFWGISGLFAKGLFNISSEITPIWVTQVRMIVSGILLLIFAQVTGKKPLKTVTNRKDAITVFSYGLLGLVPVQFCYFMVVQEANASIATILQFVGPFFVMFYMVFFEHQILRKIDLLAAIFAFVGVFFLATHGHFNELSLSPSILFWGFLSAIGVATNTLIPRRLLDHTSSIVVTGWGLLAAGIALFIAHPVWPKLPANMTIFWLMLGVIVIGTLIPFQWMMGALRYIQPSTATLLDAFEPVSATIGSVIIFGLVMAPIDWLGSVMIILAVLALSWQPNEAKQLKEEEKE
- a CDS encoding ABC transporter permease codes for the protein MQRFLHLIGFQVKEYVKNTYFVNLVLIQTSMMMLYEYLAHYVHHDYSGQEWLIAGVIGLWASCTTSGGALGFQRFQGTLPHLLNGALPPFEILLATLAPAAIYGLVAFPLSALEAFILGIPVNYLSWQLLLGIVVLWFTATVLSYVVSLIFVLSKHAMQYEELLLLPILLLSGFLTIPPVLLPYLEPFQLLSPLTLPIQIIYHQAVKPITIIFYFLIIILFILSALKMTNVIIQRAIKENRLEIF
- a CDS encoding APC family permease, giving the protein MSKSENDKLGFWSIVFLAINAIIGSGIFLTPQSVVQQAGSKTLWVYFIAALIASVLAISFAAAAKYVTKSGAAYAYAKAAFGKNVGFYMGILRYFSASVAWGVMAVGVVKSTISIFGGDPNNKWGVTWGFLILMAIITIINLFGQKVLKYVMNLATIGKLAALVLIIVAGVVLLIMTGASHNLDYVDHITRDGKQIVPTLTTTGFVMAVVSAFYAFTGFESVASGSEDMKEPQKNLPRAIPLAILVIAVVYIGVVAVAMVLNPAALMTTTQVVAIAAIFKNEILRDIILVGALISMFGINVASSFNAPRILEAMAREKQLSASLTKRTKNNFPVRTFFVSVALAILIPLAFEYNMTNIITLSAMVRFFGFIVVPLAVIQFFRGKTSETVLKASKNVWTDVVAPVISILLVIFLLVEYNWKTQFGIVNANGVVTGINWYAIAMIVFGFVILPIIMFIISKFDKNTEI
- a CDS encoding CPBP family intramembrane glutamic endopeptidase; protein product: MKKYWKNYLIAEIVIGAIIISLGELLGNKQNSTKIILLVTIIVDLVALYVRNIPAKLAILLRWILIFTVPIVLQGAWKLAYQFLVKHFSNAEILISIIFFVIYLVLDIPFVVGVVSKVKWTIPRLIAVGWLMEIIFATPTIKGTDKIIHQTMSNGLLAAIAFVITGCYLAQAWGFKFNPDLKFIKSQNFSYLVLIALIVYGIWDIIWNDFGANGNTVASVFLSYGAAPMKFTYNSFASALEAGILEEMMRYLNIIILLYGLRNYKNRVNLTILISAGLFGLSHLSNLGWQDLGSTLDQIATTFAAGLYLGILYLYSGKLWLPMIEHFCLDFFVFVQEGGDLPSKWTNDPVTWTILLVSVVAPVIVYIWMMFGKRQQVLEENAKRIVAPMFEQTE
- a CDS encoding ABC transporter permease encodes the protein MKNYRITFKSIGNFDSVPTVVVTYLILPIVSLIMLLLIAFSGNQDYTRILLGSLMDTGMATIIGVIVGSFVMDQNLGVSEEIISIKPKFGNYWLPKILIAFGVMVVEVIVLMLIGLSFLHQLNLLPKVLISLLFFGVIAIILGYISAIAGRGKENPYWLSNFLIGVIIILSGVIIPVTQYPLWLKVVADLFPMSNILNWIQSEYCFNQELLVIIWKLLAWYLVALIFNKIQTKKSR
- the asnA gene encoding aspartate--ammonia ligase, producing MSLILPKDYQPTLTIRDTEAAIVCIRDTFQAELASQLNVQRMSAPLFVDKATGLNDNLNGVERPVGFDMKAIPDAEIEIVHSLAKWKRLALKKYGFRVHEGLYTNMNAIRRDEDLDNFHSIYVDQWDWEKIIRKSERNISTLEVTVNQIFKAIKKTEKVVASRYPSSTYHLPGHVSFVTTQELEDRWPELSPEEREDRIAQEEKAVFLMKIGDKLKRSNQPHDGRAPDYDDWELNGDLIFWYEPLQRKLEISSMGIRVSEDSLRSQLKKADAEERLSLPFHQMLLNGELPYTIGGGIGQSRLCMLLLGKAHIGEVQASIWPKDMVEACEANNIQLL
- a CDS encoding ABC transporter ATP-binding protein; this encodes MTNILLEANHIKRDFKEKDKVFHAVKDISFDLHESEVISFIGPNGAGKTTLLKSISNYLVPTAGAIEVMGINLLKEPRKARRKMGVVFGGDRGFYNNATARENLRFFGRLLDVKEKELNQNVEEALETVELANVGDKKAGTFSKGMLQRLHIARGLVNNPKILMLDEPTAGLDVEAVYEIRALVKKLKEQGHGIILTSHDMADIENLADRIFLIGGGEIHFSGDIGALKEFAKVNQNESLEKTYLQVADQLKRRD